A region from the Paludicola sp. MB14-C6 genome encodes:
- a CDS encoding acyl-CoA carboxylase subunit beta: protein MSQAKLNKLVELGNKIDQNAPARKRITTLFDADSFVELDAFALSGDDTAGVVAGYGLVEGAIVYAYSQDVTVNSGAVSKVHAKKIRKIYELAAKTGCPVVSILDSNGAKLDEANMMLSAYSKMLMWSNNLSGVVPQIAVVLGTCAGASAMLAASADFVVMSKNGELFMTAPFVTSANGDKTENAGSAENAAKAGVASVVCEDEDACLDSVRRLITMLPTNNLTAAPLFDYAENAQTFDPEGCPKLVAEAIADVDSLFEINKDYANGAYTYLGTVAGITTAFVVTSKNNPLDAAACDKVARFVKICDAFNIPMVTFVNTNGFEMTADVSIIKKAAELASAYAEATTAKISIITGKAYGAAYIALGAKNANADVTLAWPQAEISALAPETAVEFLWADRYKGTDNLQATRKELVEEYIDTVASPFEAAKGGYIENVIAPESTRATVINMLDMLAGKRASKLPKKHATI, encoded by the coding sequence ATGAGTCAAGCAAAACTGAATAAACTTGTAGAGCTTGGTAATAAAATTGACCAAAATGCTCCTGCAAGAAAAAGAATAACGACTCTATTTGATGCAGACAGCTTTGTTGAGTTGGATGCTTTCGCATTGTCAGGGGATGACACAGCAGGTGTGGTTGCTGGTTACGGATTAGTTGAGGGTGCTATTGTTTATGCATATTCTCAAGATGTAACAGTAAATAGCGGTGCTGTTTCAAAGGTTCACGCAAAAAAAATTAGAAAAATTTATGAATTAGCTGCAAAAACAGGTTGTCCTGTTGTTAGCATTTTAGATTCAAACGGTGCAAAGCTGGATGAAGCGAATATGATGCTTTCTGCTTATTCTAAAATGTTGATGTGGTCCAATAACTTATCAGGTGTGGTACCTCAAATTGCAGTAGTTCTTGGAACTTGTGCCGGTGCTTCTGCTATGTTAGCGGCATCTGCTGATTTTGTTGTAATGAGTAAAAATGGTGAGTTATTTATGACTGCTCCATTCGTAACAAGCGCAAATGGCGATAAAACAGAGAATGCTGGTTCTGCTGAAAATGCTGCAAAAGCTGGTGTAGCTTCTGTTGTATGTGAAGATGAAGATGCTTGCTTAGATTCTGTTAGAAGATTAATTACAATGCTTCCAACCAACAATCTAACTGCTGCACCTTTATTCGATTATGCTGAAAATGCACAAACTTTTGATCCAGAAGGATGTCCAAAATTAGTTGCAGAAGCAATTGCAGATGTAGATAGCCTATTTGAAATCAATAAAGACTATGCGAACGGTGCATATACTTACTTAGGTACTGTTGCAGGTATTACTACAGCTTTTGTAGTAACTAGCAAAAATAACCCATTAGATGCTGCTGCTTGTGATAAAGTTGCACGTTTTGTAAAAATTTGCGATGCATTCAATATTCCTATGGTTACATTTGTAAATACAAATGGATTTGAAATGACAGCAGATGTTAGCATTATCAAGAAAGCTGCTGAATTAGCAAGTGCATATGCGGAAGCAACAACTGCAAAAATCAGCATCATTACAGGTAAAGCTTATGGCGCTGCTTATATTGCTTTAGGTGCAAAAAATGCAAATGCTGACGTTACATTAGCTTGGCCTCAAGCTGAAATTAGCGCATTAGCTCCTGAAACAGCTGTTGAGTTCTTATGGGCAGATCGCTACAAAGGCACTGATAATCTTCAAGCTACAAGAAAAGAACTTGTAGAAGAATATATTGACACTGTAGCATCTCCGTTTGAAGCGGCTAAAGGTGGTTACATTGAAAACGTTATTGCTCCTGAATCAACAAGAGCAACTGTAATTAACATGCTAGACATGTTAGCAGGCAAACGTGCTTCTAAATTACCAAAGAAACACGCAACAATCTAA
- a CDS encoding oxaloacetate decarboxylase subunit alpha produces MAQVKVTETVLRDAHQSLIATRMTIDEMLPILSKMDKIGYYSAEVWGGATFDSCLRFLDEDPWERLRIIRREMPNTKLQMLFRGQNMLGYRHYADDVLEYFVQKSVANGIDIIRIFDALNDIRNLKTAISAAKKEKAHAQVAISYTLGEVFTNEYYKEYAKRIEAEGADSICIKDMAALLTPYKTAELVHELKSVTKLPIQLHTHYTSGLASMCLLKGIEAGADVIDTAMSPLALGTSHAPTESMVAALQGTEYDTGLDLVALNEVRDYFMTLREKYIASGLLDTKMLATDANALIYQVPGGMLSNLLSQLKQAGKADQLTEVLQEVPRVRKDSGFPPLVTPTSQIVGTQAVFNVITGERYKTVTKEFKGLVRGEYGKTPVEIDPEFRKKICGDQEPIDCRPADLLKPELESLRKEAAEWTEQEEDVLSYAQFGQVATKFFEKRRNKKFNIDADHADKANAVHPV; encoded by the coding sequence ATGGCACAAGTTAAAGTTACGGAAACTGTCTTGCGTGACGCTCATCAATCCTTGATTGCAACTCGTATGACAATAGATGAAATGCTACCAATCCTATCTAAAATGGATAAAATCGGATACTATTCAGCAGAAGTTTGGGGCGGAGCAACATTTGATTCTTGCTTAAGATTCTTAGATGAAGATCCATGGGAAAGATTAAGAATTATTAGAAGAGAAATGCCAAATACCAAATTACAAATGTTATTCAGAGGACAAAATATGTTAGGCTACCGTCACTATGCTGACGACGTACTAGAATACTTTGTTCAAAAATCAGTTGCAAATGGTATTGATATTATTCGTATTTTCGATGCATTAAATGATATTAGAAACCTAAAAACAGCAATTTCTGCTGCTAAAAAAGAAAAAGCACATGCACAAGTTGCAATTTCTTATACATTAGGTGAAGTATTCACAAACGAATACTATAAAGAATACGCAAAAAGAATTGAAGCAGAAGGTGCAGATTCTATCTGTATCAAAGATATGGCTGCATTGCTTACTCCTTATAAAACTGCTGAATTAGTTCATGAGCTAAAATCAGTAACGAAGCTTCCAATTCAATTACACACACACTATACTTCCGGTCTTGCTTCTATGTGTCTATTAAAAGGTATTGAAGCTGGCGCTGATGTAATTGATACAGCAATGTCACCTTTAGCACTTGGTACTTCTCATGCTCCAACCGAATCTATGGTTGCAGCGCTTCAAGGAACCGAGTATGATACAGGTTTAGACTTAGTTGCTTTAAACGAAGTTAGAGATTACTTCATGACATTAAGAGAAAAATATATTGCTTCCGGATTATTAGATACTAAGATGTTAGCAACTGATGCAAATGCATTAATCTATCAAGTACCGGGCGGTATGTTATCTAACCTATTATCTCAATTAAAACAAGCTGGTAAAGCAGATCAATTAACTGAGGTTCTTCAAGAAGTTCCAAGAGTTAGAAAAGATTCCGGCTTCCCACCACTTGTAACTCCAACATCACAAATCGTTGGTACACAAGCAGTATTTAACGTAATTACAGGCGAACGCTATAAAACTGTTACAAAAGAGTTCAAAGGCTTAGTTCGTGGTGAATATGGTAAAACTCCTGTTGAAATTGATCCTGAATTCAGAAAGAAAATCTGCGGAGACCAAGAGCCAATTGATTGTCGCCCAGCTGATTTACTAAAACCTGAGCTTGAATCTCTACGCAAAGAAGCAGCAGAGTGGACTGAGCAAGAGGAAGATGTATTAAGCTACGCACAATTTGGCCAAGTTGCAACAAAATTCTTTGAAAAACGTCGCAACAAAAAATTTAATATTGATGCTGACCATGCTGATAAAGCAAACGCAGTTCATCCGGTTTAA
- a CDS encoding biotin/lipoyl-containing protein, producing the protein MRRFNITVNGRAYDVAVEELGAGAAPVAAPVAAPAVAPVAAPVAAPVAAPAPAAPAPAVSVAAGEGTKVEAPMPGSIIDVKVAVGDTVKAGQPVVILEAMKMENDVVATVDGQITSVLVRKGDSVNAGDTLVTIA; encoded by the coding sequence ATGAGAAGATTTAATATAACAGTAAACGGTAGAGCATATGACGTAGCAGTTGAGGAATTAGGAGCAGGTGCAGCACCTGTAGCAGCACCAGTTGCAGCTCCAGCAGTAGCACCGGTTGCAGCTCCAGTAGCGGCTCCAGTAGCAGCTCCTGCACCAGCAGCTCCAGCACCTGCAGTATCAGTTGCAGCAGGCGAAGGCACAAAGGTTGAGGCTCCAATGCCTGGTTCAATTATTGACGTTAAAGTTGCAGTAGGCGATACTGTAAAAGCTGGTCAACCAGTTGTTATACTTGAAGCTATGAAAATGGAGAATGACGTTGTTGCAACAGTAGACGGTCAAATCACTTCTGTATTAGTGAGAAAAGGTGACAGCGTAAATGCTGGCGATACTCTAGTTACAATTGCTTAG